A genomic window from Pseudomonadota bacterium includes:
- a CDS encoding radical SAM protein, with protein sequence MKLNQTTKNEPLFDFFVQWHLTEKCNLKCTHCYQEGKAIRDMSLTEIKTTVRHISDTIQQWSDTYEIPFSASSNITGGEPLLRKDLPKILQELARYHFNISVLTNGTLMEKETARMLADFSVRGVQVSLEGPEIIHEKIRGKHSFSSAIRGVEFLLDAGIPVTLNVTLSELNADFITDMVSLATDLGVQRLGFSRLVPYGRGFSMLTRMLTKERVREVYEQIFSTKAPSSEQEHIPQAPLFNRGPEAHSDLNPYLSGKPTVLKCEELQIVTGDPVASQLGVEAIDDDFEAVPVGGCAAGVSGVTLLPDGTISPCRRLDISIGNILKDSLREVWATSSVLNVLRDKNAYKGKCKTCKRWSNCRGCRAIAYAYALSQGRNDFLDEDPQCFIE encoded by the coding sequence ATGAAACTTAATCAAACTACTAAAAACGAACCATTATTCGATTTTTTTGTGCAGTGGCATCTCACGGAAAAATGCAATCTCAAGTGCACCCATTGTTATCAGGAAGGAAAAGCGATCAGAGATATGTCGCTGACGGAGATAAAAACGACAGTGCGGCATATTTCGGATACGATCCAACAGTGGTCGGATACCTATGAGATCCCTTTCTCTGCAAGTTCCAACATAACAGGTGGTGAGCCCCTTCTGCGGAAAGACCTTCCGAAAATTCTTCAGGAACTTGCCAGATATCATTTCAACATATCTGTTCTCACCAACGGGACATTGATGGAAAAGGAAACAGCCCGAATGCTTGCAGATTTTTCTGTCAGGGGTGTTCAGGTGAGCCTTGAGGGGCCGGAAATAATCCATGAAAAGATCCGGGGGAAACATAGCTTCTCCTCTGCTATTAGGGGTGTTGAATTCCTTCTTGATGCCGGGATTCCTGTAACCCTGAATGTCACGCTCTCTGAGCTAAATGCGGATTTTATTACAGATATGGTGTCTTTAGCAACCGATCTTGGAGTCCAGCGCCTCGGCTTTTCTCGACTCGTGCCTTATGGAAGAGGCTTCTCAATGCTAACAAGGATGCTCACAAAAGAGAGGGTCAGAGAAGTCTATGAGCAGATATTTTCAACCAAGGCCCCAAGTTCTGAACAAGAGCATATCCCGCAAGCCCCCCTTTTTAACCGGGGTCCAGAGGCGCACAGTGATTTGAATCCATACCTATCCGGGAAGCCCACGGTCCTCAAATGCGAAGAGCTTCAAATTGTAACAGGTGACCCTGTTGCATCACAGTTGGGTGTAGAAGCAATCGATGATGATTTTGAAGCCGTTCCTGTTGGTGGCTGTGCCGCAGGGGTATCAGGAGTAACCTTGCTACCCGATGGAACGATTTCCCCTTGCAGGCGGTTGGATATTTCTATCGGAAACATATTAAAGGATTCGCTGAGGGAAGTGTGGGCAACTTCGAGCGTCCTGAATGTTCTTAGAGACAAAAATGCCTATAAGGGAAAATGTAAGACCTGTAAGCGTTGGTCAAACTGCCGGGGATGCAGGGCAATAGCCTATGCCTATGCTCTTTCCCAGGGGAGGAACGATTTTCTTGACGAAGACCCCCAGTGCTTTATTGAGTGA
- the ahbC gene encoding 12,18-didecarboxysiroheme deacetylase, whose translation MIGISKLYCGAVEASDPLRYGRDSAKLPSHLLQFSQDKKPVVVWNMTKRCNLRCVHCYAFAEGEEYKGKELSTQEGMEMIDDLASFGVPVILFSGGEPLLRDDLPRLIDYAVKKGMRAVISTNGTLITQEKARVFSEFSLSYVGVSIDGIAEKNDAFRGVEGAFGRAITGIRNAKKAGIKVGLRFTINKRNYEEIPRVFDLIEEEGIERVCFYHLVYAGRGSMLISEDLPHVESRKVVDYIMDRTQAFFNQGKPIEVLTVDNHADGPYTYLRLLKEDRKRAEEVYKLLMMNEGNASGKGIACVDEEGYVHADQFWRHYAFGNVRKKPFSEIWMDSSNELMAKLKNKKQFVKGRCTRCRWLNICAGNFRVRAEAVAGDVWAEDPQCYLTEEEISL comes from the coding sequence ATGATCGGTATATCCAAGTTGTACTGCGGAGCCGTTGAGGCCTCAGACCCTCTCAGGTACGGCAGGGATTCAGCAAAACTGCCTTCACATCTCTTGCAGTTCTCGCAAGATAAAAAACCAGTTGTTGTATGGAATATGACAAAACGGTGCAATCTGAGATGTGTGCACTGTTATGCCTTTGCTGAAGGCGAGGAATATAAGGGAAAGGAACTTTCGACGCAAGAGGGTATGGAAATGATTGATGACCTTGCCTCTTTTGGTGTGCCCGTGATCCTTTTTTCGGGCGGCGAACCCCTGCTGAGGGATGATCTACCCCGCCTTATCGATTACGCGGTAAAGAAAGGGATGCGGGCAGTTATTTCAACAAATGGCACCCTTATCACACAGGAAAAAGCACGGGTTTTTTCAGAGTTTTCGCTCTCCTATGTAGGAGTAAGTATCGATGGCATTGCAGAAAAAAACGATGCCTTCAGGGGTGTTGAGGGGGCGTTTGGGCGGGCAATAACCGGGATCAGGAACGCAAAAAAGGCAGGGATAAAGGTGGGCTTGCGGTTTACGATAAACAAAAGAAATTACGAAGAGATTCCAAGGGTCTTCGACCTTATCGAGGAAGAGGGCATAGAGAGGGTCTGCTTCTATCACCTTGTATATGCGGGAAGGGGTTCTATGTTAATCTCGGAAGACCTTCCGCACGTTGAGTCAAGAAAAGTTGTTGATTATATTATGGACCGTACTCAAGCCTTTTTTAACCAGGGTAAGCCAATTGAAGTGCTTACTGTTGATAACCATGCTGACGGTCCCTACACATATTTACGGCTTTTAAAAGAAGACAGAAAAAGGGCGGAAGAGGTGTATAAACTCCTTATGATGAATGAAGGGAATGCATCAGGTAAGGGCATTGCCTGTGTGGATGAGGAAGGGTATGTCCATGCAGACCAGTTCTGGAGGCATTACGCCTTTGGCAACGTGAGAAAAAAGCCCTTCAGCGAAATCTGGATGGATTCCTCAAACGAGCTTATGGCAAAGTTGAAGAATAAGAAGCAATTTGTAAAAGGCAGATGCACAAGATGCAGATGGCTCAATATATGTGCGGGAAATTTCAGGGTCAGGGCAGAGGCGGTTGCAGGTGATGTGTGGGCAGAAGACCCGCAGTGCTATCTGACGGAAGAAGAGATTTCCTTGTAA
- a CDS encoding hemolysin family protein has product MPFLEITSVIILLILNGIFSAGEMAIVSMRKSEIKDMAKDKNEKRAEALLEMKENPESFLSAVQIGITLFGTLASAIGGVFSVKYLKPLFERIPFIRAISDTVSLVIVVVVLTYLFLIIGELVPKYIGINYKKRVALWVTPVFGLTSRVLFVFVNFMSLSTMLVVQSLNLKKREEHAGEGEIKILLEEGRRKGIFDRTEEELIHGVFKFADKSVKDVMVPKPNIYSIDIEKSKDTVMGYIVENEFSRYPVYRNNLDNIVGIAYLKDIFKQMWSQQTPFNLEKLVRKPYFVPDTMKVSVLLKEMQKRRQHLAVVIDEYGTTVGIVTLEDIMEEIFGEIMDETDVDDRIERLRDGTVIIDASYSIRDLNNRLNINLPESSDYETLGGFILIQLQDIPRSGEIIYYGVHRFTVVGLEGRRITKVKLDKPFAKQHVVSG; this is encoded by the coding sequence ATGCCCTTTTTAGAAATTACCTCAGTAATAATTCTTTTAATTCTCAATGGCATCTTTTCAGCAGGGGAAATGGCAATTGTTTCTATGAGGAAGAGCGAGATAAAGGATATGGCTAAAGATAAAAATGAAAAGAGGGCAGAGGCCTTGCTCGAGATGAAGGAAAATCCTGAAAGTTTCCTCTCTGCAGTGCAGATCGGCATTACTTTATTCGGCACCCTTGCCTCGGCAATAGGAGGTGTCTTTTCGGTAAAATATCTCAAGCCGTTATTTGAGAGGATACCTTTTATCCGTGCGATAAGCGATACAGTTTCACTTGTAATCGTTGTGGTAGTGCTGACATATCTTTTTCTTATTATCGGCGAGCTTGTGCCGAAATATATCGGTATCAATTATAAAAAACGTGTCGCTCTGTGGGTTACACCCGTATTTGGCCTCACCTCCAGAGTACTCTTTGTTTTTGTGAACTTTATGTCGCTTTCCACGATGCTTGTGGTGCAAAGTCTTAATTTAAAAAAACGTGAAGAGCATGCCGGAGAGGGTGAAATAAAAATATTGCTGGAGGAGGGCAGAAGAAAGGGCATCTTTGACAGGACAGAAGAGGAACTGATTCACGGTGTCTTTAAGTTTGCCGATAAATCGGTAAAAGATGTTATGGTTCCAAAACCGAATATTTACAGTATCGATATTGAAAAAAGCAAGGATACAGTCATGGGATATATTGTTGAAAACGAGTTTTCACGTTACCCTGTTTACAGGAATAATCTTGATAACATTGTAGGCATTGCTTATTTAAAAGATATCTTTAAGCAGATGTGGAGTCAACAGACCCCTTTCAATCTGGAAAAACTGGTAAGAAAACCTTATTTTGTGCCTGACACGATGAAGGTCAGCGTTTTATTGAAGGAGATGCAGAAAAGACGTCAGCACCTTGCTGTTGTGATAGACGAATACGGAACCACTGTTGGTATTGTAACGCTTGAAGATATTATGGAAGAGATATTCGGTGAAATTATGGATGAAACAGATGTAGACGACAGAATAGAAAGACTAAGGGACGGTACTGTCATTATCGATGCCTCCTATTCTATCAGAGACCTGAATAACAGGTTAAATATTAATCTACCGGAATCCTCTGATTATGAGACCCTCGGTGGATTTATCCTTATTCAGCTACAGGATATCCCGAGGAGTGGAGAGATAATTTATTATGGGGTGCACAGATTCACCGTAGTAGGCTTAGAGGGTAGAAGGATCACAAAAGTTAAATTGGACAAACCGTTTGCAAAGCAGCACGTTGTTAGCGGTTAA
- a CDS encoding PEP-CTERM sorting domain-containing protein (PEP-CTERM proteins occur, often in large numbers, in the proteomes of bacteria that also encode an exosortase, a predicted intramembrane cysteine proteinase. The presence of a PEP-CTERM domain at a protein's C-terminus predicts cleavage within the sorting domain, followed by covalent anchoring to some some component of the (usually Gram-negative) cell surface. Many PEP-CTERM proteins exhibit an unusual sequence composition that includes large numbers of potential glycosylation sites. Expression of one such protein has been shown restore the ability of a bacterium to form floc, a type of biofilm.) codes for MKKTFLILVIVGFIWALGVGTGLADTINLQTLPSSTYNGYYVGGVGGNINGGHTMSFYCNDFSTTTYVPSSFAVAVSTLSDLSQTKFGGTPNALSRYQQAGWLISQMELNPSQVGPIQYALWSVFNSSTPSPPGAANWLSAASSINPAQFDFSSVRVYTATNTVNQEFISGGAHALPEPSIILLLSLGLGCLVLVKRRLQKKTALRV; via the coding sequence ATGAAAAAGACATTTTTAATCTTGGTGATAGTAGGTTTTATATGGGCACTCGGCGTCGGTACCGGACTTGCCGACACTATAAATCTCCAGACTCTCCCGTCCAGCACCTATAATGGATACTATGTCGGCGGAGTAGGCGGAAACATCAATGGCGGACACACGATGAGCTTTTATTGCAACGATTTCTCGACAACAACATATGTGCCAAGTTCTTTTGCCGTTGCAGTAAGTACCTTGTCCGACCTTTCCCAAACAAAATTTGGAGGTACACCTAATGCCCTGTCCAGATATCAGCAGGCAGGGTGGCTTATTAGTCAGATGGAACTTAACCCCTCTCAGGTGGGACCGATTCAGTATGCATTATGGAGCGTCTTCAATTCATCAACGCCAAGCCCGCCCGGTGCAGCAAATTGGCTTAGCGCTGCAAGTTCCATAAACCCGGCTCAATTTGATTTCAGCTCGGTGCGTGTCTATACGGCGACCAATACCGTAAACCAGGAATTTATCAGTGGCGGGGCACATGCACTGCCTGAGCCGTCAATCATACTCCTGCTCAGCTTGGGCCTTGGCTGTTTAGTCTTAGTCAAGCGGAGGCTGCAAAAAAAGACTGCACTCAGGGTTTAG